The region TAATAGGAAAGTCCATACCACAAAGATTTATCAAATATTTCCAGTTTGTACTCCTCCTGTAGAGATCTTTCATGCAGTTGAGGTCTGCCTGTACCCTGCTCCACGAAGCATATACTACACTCTCCAATTGGCTGGCAATAAAGACATTATTGAAACAGGACACAATTCCCTTAACTGCTGCCAGAAAAGTTTCTGGAGACTTTTTGTCAACATGAATGCAGTAATAATTCTGAGGAGCATAGATTGATCTTAGAAGTCTATCAAGCATGTCTATTTTGTGATATACCACTATTGAATAGGCAATTGGAAATCCAGCTTCTTCTTTACTGAGAGGTTCCATAATATATTTCCGCATCTTGGTAAAAGAGGCACAATCTGTTGTCATATTAATGTAATCACTTGCTGTTAGCTTAGGGCGTTTCTTAAATGTCACAGTTAACATCTCAAGCTTTACTTTTTGAATTTCCTCTATATCACCCTGCAGTATCTTAGAGCAGTTAATATTAGTGGTAGGATCTTCACCAGTCAGCTCTAGATGTCTGTGATTCAAGAAGTCCGGCTTTTGGTTATTTTTTAGAACCGAAAAGGCCACTAAAGTCAGAAATAACACAAGGAGGTGCCTGTAGCGTAAAAtatgacaaaaacaaaattttcttCTCAGCATTTCAGACATCAGATACCTTCACTTGGCTAAACAAAGCTTCTTTGTACTCATGATCTCAAACCCACTTCAACAGCTTCAGAGTCATCTGTTCTCATTTCTCAAAAGTGTGCGTATATGCACTGGACACTGGAGGAAATAccctaaaacaaaaataaaatacaagtcATTTCTAATAAGTACAGTTATTCTGCAATTCAATTCTACATTTTACCAGTGGCTTTTAAAAGTCTTTGCTTTAATGGTGAATGGTTTAGTTAAAAGTTTCCTGAAATTTAGAAAATGTAATGAATAGGGTGGTCAAAGTTTAGACTTTTGAAAGTTTAGATATAGTTTGAGTTTTCATGGAACTGTTTCCCCATTTTATGACCAGCTCTAGTATTGAAGCTTCAATTCAAGTGTTAATTTTCCCCTCATACCATCTTTTCTATTGCATTATTGGATGAAGTGTGTTAATTCTGGTATGGCTGGTCTAAGATAGATTACTTAGATCCACTgaatcccttttaaaaatgttggcattttaaaatgcaataggAAGAAAATGGTTTTGTCCCCTAGACAGAACTGGTTCACCCATATTGGTTCGCTAAATTATTTCATCTAATTGGGGTTTTGTGCAATACAGAGAATGCGAAGTGTTAGTAGCTTAAGTACGTATAGTAAATATTCCAACCTGAATTTAACAGGGACATTTTACACACACTCCAAAGATTTGTTGGCATTTCAATTTACAACTCATTTACTGGGGAAACTATTCACACTTCATCCTCTCATTTGAAATGCAGCCCACATGCACATTCAGCATTTTATTCTTGTGATACAGACCCTTAAACATACTGAAGAATGAGTAGTGATGTGACCCTAGAGCTTCTTTCAGGAAAGATCTgaaaaagagaaggggaaaaaaaaataatgtagtgTTACATAGTCATCTAGATTTCAGAGAGTTCCTGAAGACAGCTCTCTAGTTGACATGGTATTGCTATTTTTGTGGTCTATTTTTAAACAGGTATTTAAACTGCActtttgaaactgtttttcataTCACTCTATGCATAAGACAGCTTACTTAGTTGTTAGAGAGCTGGCTACTAGATAAGCATGGACTACAGAGTGTTGAGAGAAGTAGAATGTTGTCAGAAATATAGGAATAGCCCTAATTTCTCTCTCGATACAACTACATGGATTTCATATGAACTATCCAATACGCTAAGAACGAAATAAATGAAAATCTGAGTTTGTTATAAATTCAAAGCACTATGGTATATATCTGTGTATTCACCTGTAATGTACAGTACATATTTTATGTCTATTAGCTCTTAATTAAAATATCTTAACCCCTACCCATGTGAACATTCTCCATTATGTATTTTTATAGAAAATCTGACTGAAGAGTCTTGTATATAGATGGACAGAATCTGGAGACATCTGCAGACGTATAACTGCCCAGAAGAGTTTGCCAAGAATCTCTGGAATctgggggctggtctacactgggggggaggggggaaatgatccaagatacgcaacttcagctacgtgaatagcgtagctgaagtcgaagtatcttggatcgaattacctggggtccagacggcgtgggatcgatggccgtggctcccctgtcaactgcgctactgccgctcgctctggtggagttccggagtcgacggtgagcacgttcggggatcgatatatcgcgtcttaacgagacgcaatatatcgatcccggataaatcgattgctacccgccgatacgacgggtagtgaagacgtaccctttatCAACTAAACAGGTAATAGTTTAAGAGTGGCACTTTATTTGTATTCACAAATATGcttgcaaaaaattaaaaaaaagttacatttggtcaaaaactgtttttccttttctttcttctctctacCTCCCCTTCCAGGCTTACATGTAAACAATATTGAGACAGCATGAAAGGGAAAAATAATGCAAACTCAATAAATAAGACAGTGGAGGCCTATAAACAATTATGTTGCATCTAACATACTAAATAGCCACTTCTACTTTTAAATACATCATTTAATTAACTCTAAAGAACATTCAGGTTTTAGCTTCATGTACTTtatttcaggggttctcaaactttcattcaggtgcgggggggggggggggggcaaagccaaagggTCAGGGGAGTGTagtctgagccccaccaccttggTCTTTGGCCCTGGACAGTGGGAcatgggcttcagcttcagccctgggcggtggggcttggactTTGGCCCCAGGTtgcagcaagtctaacaccagccctggtgaccccattaaaatgggttcgtgatccactttggggtcccaacccacagtttgagaaccactgctttatttAATAGGAAGCAAAATGCTCAATGTATATGGAGGGATGGTGATGGGAGTCCATAATTTTCAGTGAGAACACGTGCCAATATTTCAATCTGGAAACTAAAGCATTAAAACTTTTTACTAACTACTATTAGAGAGCACTCTGGAAGACCTTCTAacaatttgtttttgaattttaaacAGAGACAAATGATCAAGGCTTGAGATTTCCATAACCCAAGAACTTCATTAAGCCTGTTTTTCTGTAACCTGCTCAGTACGAATTTTTAATAAGTCTGCTAAAATTTTAACTTCTAATTtatgattctcaaactgtggcttcTAAGCTTACTTGGTGATGCCTGTCAGTCTTCATTTGGGGATGCTTACTAGTTGCAGCCCAGATCATGATTCTCAGAAGCAGTCTTGACCCCCGCGTTCCTCCCCCCCAGTGATGTATTCTGGGTAGTTTCTTCAATGTATagtcaaaaatgtttaaattagcAGCACGTGACAACAAAACTAGAGAGTTAGCAAATCTACAGGACAGCAGACTCACACTGCAAAGTGACATTGAAGAGATTAAAGTAGTGGTAGCTCCAGGCAGCAAGAGAAGTTTCATTCTGCATCAAGGGAGAGGAAATAGATAGCAGTCAGGTAGagtgctggagcagagggaataACCAAGTAAAGTTTGCTCTTATTAGGCCACTTGTACGTagccaaaaaacaaaatgtttgaggGACCAATGCTACTCTCCATGCTGACTACTAGGATTCCATCATCCTCCAAACTAAATGAATTGCACAACAATTCACTAGTCCCACTGCATTTGCAGTTGAGTGATTATATAAAATTTTATAGGAAATAAGTGCTCTGGGTCAGATTTTCCTTCATGGTAGTAGAACGACATGGAATTGGACTAGAAATAGCTCACTCCAACTACATGTACACACTTATACTGTGTCCTCTGAAGTTAAACAGCAGTAGTTTCATACTCTTATTTAAATAACTCATCTGACACACATCCATGCCTCCTCAGATGTGCAACCATCTATATAACAGTTAAAATAGTTTTCTGCAAACTCAAATTAGCTAAGAACTCTCTATTCTGCAGTAGGGAAATTAAACAAGATGGTGACTCTTTGGTTCAGTTTCCATCTAGTGTCTGCAGTAGCTGTTCATAAAGCAAAGAGCTGGCTTtataaacagacaaaaataaagtCTACAGCTCTTCATTACACTGGTGGTGTGACACAGCTGTTCCACTCATCCACAAGGGTCTCCACACTTGTACATAGTTGTGTAGAGTAGGATTACAAAGGAGATTTCCCATCTTCCTaaagagggtgggaggagggaaggtgaaGGGAAGCAGTAGTTTTAACCCACAGAACTGCTATCAATCACTCCCATAACATTAAAGCCCTTTACATCAgtttcttagggcaggtctacacttcaaatgctgcagcagtgcagctacactgatgtaaacagcaacagagggtcctgtggcacttaagactaacagaagtattgggagcataagctttcgtgggtaagaacctcacttcgaagtaaggttcttacccacaaaagcttatgctcccaatacttcggttagtcttaaaagtgccacaggaccctctgttgcttttacagattcagactaacacggcaacccCCCTGATACACTgatgtagtgcttcagtgaagatgctactctgctgacaggagagcttctcccatccacATATTAATCCACCTCCATGGGAAGCAGTAGCTCAGAGAAGATTGTCCATTGACATAGTGCTGTTACACTACCTAGCTCTTAGTGTAACTGCTTCACTCGGGGGCGAGGATTTTTTACACACCTGAGCGACTTAGTTATATGGATATAAATGTATAGTGTAGAGGTGGcatcttttcttcctcttttgttCAAGGTACTTTTCTACAGAAAGTTTCCCAGGATCCATTATTGCTTATCACAAGTTTCTGCAAAAGGGCTCTATATGGTTCCCTTTGTAGAATGAAGGCAATCAGAGAAATAAGACTGCCTTCTCCACTCAGTGAAGCCCAAAGGTCTCAAATCTCTACTACTTTGCACTTGTGCAGTCATTCACATGAGTATAAAGAGGTGTGAAACTCTGCCATTCTGATTAGCATATAGAGTGTCAAGTTTCTCTATAGGGTTTGTAGCAATGTAGCTTATGGTTTCTGATCAGCTCTTCCCAAATACTCTCAGTGCTGTATAGGCAgggccagcttccccccccccccccccaaaaaaaaaaaaaaaaaaaaaaaaccaaaatcgcgatctgcggcactttggcaggagtccttcgctccgagcgggagtgcgggacctgctgaattgccaccgaatagctggacgtgctgctcccctctggagtggccgccccaagcacctgcttgctaagctggtgcctggagccggccctgtgtatagGTTTTGATATAGTCTAGTCTCTGGTCCAACTAACAGCAATGTAGAATGTAACAGAAGGGCTTGCCTATACTGGCACTTTatagtgctgcaactttcttgctcagcggtgtgaaaaaacaccctcctgcgcgcagcaagtttcagtgttgtaaagcgccaatgtagacagtgcaccagcgctgggatcCAGGCTctcagcgctggtagctacgcccccTTGCGGAGGTGTATTTTttaagagcgctgggagagctctctcccagcactctgcagAGGCAGCGCTTTaacactcagtgcttgtttcccgagcccaaaagcggcgttcaacggtgctgagcatgtccgtgaatgccacaagcaattttgtgtcatATGCATTATGTGACTCGCTatcatcggactcctcactgtcacttgggATCTTAAGAAATAGCTCAACTGCCAAATgagacgtgctggcgagactcgtcagcatactcctcagcagttcaggctccattACTCGCAGACCGAAACGGAACACAGAtcgtgctgcacagaaactgttgaaagatggcgccaaatgtggacggaaacacagggattgctgggatgcgaagcaatgcatcacggggcattgggacaagacccagaatgccccacaccccctacccccttcccacaacccacggtgccagaatgggaagaggtgctctgtgggatagctgcccataatgcaccactcccaatgccactgcaagtgccgcaaatgtggccacgacagtgcgctggcagctgtccgtgtggacagactgcagcgctttccctactcagctatacaaagacaggtttaactcacagcgctgtacagctgcaagtgtagccataccctcaaTGTAgtattgacggtgtcctgtgatgtgttccgtataaatgtctctggaccacctgatagtgtcagacaccatgagctgtctcatgagccgggcaTAGCGTCGACTGACTCCGCATGCTCTCAGAACCggctcgttgtgggggtcccacGAGCCCACACATACAATACAAGGATGAAGTTTGTGCATAATACCGGTTTGTGACAGTTAATCCTAAATAGATTTTGCAAATTAGATATACATTGATAATTGCTTTAAAGAAGACCAAAACAGCATAAAAGCAAAAAGACAGGAAGAGTGACTCTTTagaaagcatttccttttaaCAGAGTGGAAATGCAAAATAATGTTTGAAGTCTTCAATGATAGTTTAAAACTGAAAAAGTATGTGGTAGAGAggttcccccctcctctccttttGGAGAGCTATTTAAAGTTCTTAACCCATTTCAATCAATCAAGTGTTGGTAAGAAACTGAAAAATTCAGTAGTTACAGAAGTAATCTATTGAATTTTGGAGCTCTTTTGGGAGTTGGCCCAAGACTTTGGAATGAATATTCACAGGAAATAAGAACCATCACTACTTTTCCACCTTCCACAATAAGTGCAAGACACATTTATTTGACCTTGTCTTCACTAAGATATAGCAACatgtgtttttaaatatgtttatattATGCACACGCGCACACAAATTCCAAAATCAAAACACACGATATAAAATATATGTTTCTATTATGCACACACTTCCattggggaaaggaggagagaacaGAAAGGTGATAGTTCTTAGCCCTGTTGCTcaatgcactgctggaaggcattcagatactatggtgatgaacaCAGTGTAAGAATCTATACAAAACACTCAGTAAATGCCTTTAAGGTAATGGGGCTAAACTGAAGTGGTTACTGGGTCGGGGGCCAcaccacacagctcctggaagcagctgcatggccctgctccggtgctctagcagggtcgggggccgctccaCGTGTAGgtgccggagaagggacatgccactgcttcccagagccacttgaggtaagtgtcGCTCAGCACCTGCATCCCTGAGCCTCTCCGCACACCCcagccacctgccccagccctgatccccctccatcccagccaagagcaccctcctacaccccaaaatcctcattcccagcccccccagagccctcatcccattccacaccccaaccccaattttgtgagcattcatggcctgccatacaatttctattccctgatgtggcctTCAGGCCCAGCCCTAGTTAGAGCCTTTCATAATGCCTCCCACTTCAAGTCTCTCTCCCGCTAGTAATCACTTTTCAGAAGATTGTCGCCTCCAGCACAAGACATGAAAATGTCAGCTGTAATTAAAAACTTAAATACAGGTTTGCAATTTATTCATGGTGACTGTAgatttctgggcttgggctggagcccaaggtatgggaccccccctccccccactctagcCTAGGCTCTAAgaccctgggaggaaggggggggggcgcagagcaAGCCCGGAAGTCcgcacagcaatgaaacagcccggagcccaagtcagctggtacGGGCCAACTGTGGGTGTCTATCTACTTGCACAATAAACAAAAAAGTGATTTGCTATTACACTGTGGAAGCTGATACCAAGAAGGAAACAAGCTAAAAAACAGACTATGAGTGTGGTGTGGAAGTTGGCAATGGGAAAAGAGGAAGAATGGGGTGCGGGGGTGGAAAGGAACAAGATGTTTTTAGCAATCGTCTCACATATAAAAACTTGTCTACTGAGAACAATAAGTCAAATCCACTATTGCTTAGTCTACACCAGTTGTAGTGTAAGCATGGAAAACTcaaatttttggggggagggggagtttgttTAAAGCCTAAGTATAAGTCCACATTTAAGCATCTAAGTGGACTCATTTGGCAAAGTGCTGAACACACAGCATCGTCCACTGACATCAgcatttttctccctttctcttctGTCCCTTTCTGGGACCTTATTTAATTGGTTTTCCTTTAGAGAGCAGATGCTGCAGTACTTCATGAGAGGCCACCCTGTGACCCTTTTTGCTTACACTCCATTTCCAAAATGATCCTTCTGCAGAGCTCTGACATTGTTAGGTTGTCAGTGGCAACTGTTGAATGTTTAAtacttttggggaggagggggagaaatcaGGCCATCTATTTCAATGCCTGAATATGGACATAAGAGCTTTGATTTAGGCAcccatttaaaaaagttttggCTGTATTAGGACATACCCCAACTAGCATGTATAGCCACGTTATTTGAAGACAACGTATAACTGATTCTTAAAGATGATTTCAGAACATAGTGATTTTTTGTAGACAAATCCCAAATTATATTTACCGCCTACCCTACTAAAATCCTCACAGACATTATGCAGCTAGATTATCCAGAGCATCTTCCTATTTTCATTAGGAATATTTAGCACTCGccaccccacccaccctttcCCAACTGGCTCAAGTTCTGACACTCTCACCTCATTGAGTAGTAACTTGCTCACTGAgtagccctactgaaatcaatctTGGTACTTAAGATAGATATTCAGTAGAACTACTCAAAAAAAAGATGCTAGTTTCCTTTAgtgcaggtggggccaggggaccACCTTCTCTTACTcacttagggcaagtctacactactaCACCATCATTACAATACTGGAGGCAAAAAGCATTCCACCCATTTCCTACAAAGCTCTTCAGTTTTGTCATAGTTATCTCTAAAATAGTTCAGATGCCCCCAGTCAAGTAATTCCAGATTACTACTGAGGACTTCAAAATCCAGTCAAACACACATAAAATCTTTACTGAACACATGCACCTTACTGTAGCTTTTCCAAGTTTTACAAATTTGGTTACAATCATTTGGTAGCATTTCATGATTAAAAAGAGGGTTACCCAAATAGATCTTTAGTGTATACCAACACTACTAATTTATGGTCTCAATTGCAGAAGCTCATCTGCACAGTTTGGCCCCACTTAACAGCAAATTATTACATAAGGCACTGTTGTAATGAGGTGGCATATTACTTCATTATCTTCATAAGCGATTACAGTACTTGTAGTAGATTAAATATCcggtaattaaaaagaaaatgactaATTCACAAAGTAAGACAGTGATACATTAATCTggttttaactttttaatttggCAAATTCATACCAGAAGCATATCCAGATACCTACATCTAGTAGACTTACAAGGGTGGTCTAATTAAAACAATAATGGTATCTCTTATGTAACAAATGAATTTAGGGTCTAGAGAATGTCAACTGAgtatggattatttttatttactacaGAAACCAATACCTGAAGCCTGTTACAGATTACCCTCAAGCCACCATTTCTGCTTGTTTGCTTAGAAATGTAGAACATGTTTGAAGGGAAGAATTACCAGTTCTTCCAAGAAGACTAGAAGAACATGATTTAAGTACAGTGGCATGTGTCAAGTTTCAGTTGATAGAAAAAGCGATTTATCTGCTCAAGAGCTTCACACCTACTCAGAGCAGGACTTTAGGGTGCtatgataaaaatgccagtggccAGTCTACAATAGCACTCCCAGTGTGGCTAGTACTGATAGAGCTGCATGAGCGTTAGTTTTACCAAAAAAACTGTTTGCCTTCCCTTCAGAAAGATGAAAACAGACCATCGTAAACACCTTTCACCATGGAATACTGACAGGTGGCTAGAACCAAAGAGccttaaaattaaatgttactaTTAATATCCTCAACATATTCTCCAGTTTACAAAGAATATAGCTTGCTGAATAGTTTCTTTCCCACAGTTTGAGAAGACTCCTTTTACAGTTCCAGTCACCTTTACGCGATGCtgtattttgttttcaattttttaagaACTCTTCAATTGGCAATAGCCATTCTGCACACTGCCTATGCATACAGGCTAATGCTCCATGTAAAAGCTCTAGTGTTTGGAACTGGCATGAATTGCACCCTTAATTTCACTTATACCAGTTCAAAGTCTTAAGTCATATCCACACACTTCATTCAAAATAGATTCCTAGTAGggtgtcaagcgattaaaaaaaattaatcacgcgattaattgcattgttaaacaataagaataccatttatttaaatatttttggatgtattctacattttcaaatatattgatttcaattacaacacaatacaaagtgtacagtgctcactttatatttatttttgattacaagcaTTTGCACTGTAACAACAAAaggtagtatttttcaattcacctcatacaaatactgtagtgcaatctccttatcatgaaagttgaacttacgtatgtagaattatgtacaaaaaaagtaactgcattcagaaataaaataaaaaaaacttcagagtctacaagtccactcagtcctacttcagccaattgctcagacaaacaagtttgtttacatctgCAGGAGAGAATGctacccacttcttgtttacaatgtcatctgtaagtgagagcaggtgtttgcatggcactgttgtaaccagcattgcaagatatttacatgccagatgcgctaaagattcatatgtcccttcatgcttcaaccaacattccaggggacatgtgtccatgctgataatgggttctgcttggtaacaatccaaagcagtgtggaccgatgcatgttcattttcattatctgagtcagatgccaccagcagaaggttggttttcttttttggtggttctgtagtttccggatcggattgttgctcttttaagacttctgaaagcatgctccacaccttgtccctctcagattttggacggcatttcagattcttaaaccttaagTCCAGTGctttagctatctttagaaatctcacattggtaccttcttttaaaaagaataaaaggtcAAATGTAGATGCATCAACTCCAGTGGGGGCATAGTTGGTACTTAACACCTGAAAGAATACATAGATCGACTAAA is a window of Malaclemys terrapin pileata isolate rMalTer1 chromosome 6, rMalTer1.hap1, whole genome shotgun sequence DNA encoding:
- the GCNT1 gene encoding beta-1,3-galactosyl-O-glycosyl-glycoprotein beta-1,6-N-acetylglucosaminyltransferase; its protein translation is MSEMLRRKFCFCHILRYRHLLVLFLTLVAFSVLKNNQKPDFLNHRHLELTGEDPTTNINCSKILQGDIEEIQKVKLEMLTVTFKKRPKLTASDYINMTTDCASFTKMRKYIMEPLSKEEAGFPIAYSIVVYHKIDMLDRLLRSIYAPQNYYCIHVDKKSPETFLAAVKGIVSCFNNVFIASQLESVVYASWSRVQADLNCMKDLYRRSTNWKYLINLCGMDFPIKTNLEMVEKLRALKGENSLETEKMPSSKEIRWKKHYEIVDGKLKNMGIDKQPPPLSTPVFSGSAYFVASRRFVEYVLENSKILEFIEWAKDTYSPDEYLWATIQRIPEVPGAVSSSDKYDVSDMNALARFVKWHYFEGDVSKGAPYPPCNGIHVRSVCVFGVGDLNWMLQKHHLFANKFDTDVDPFAIQCLEEYLRKKALNQHKN